The following are encoded in a window of Ictalurus punctatus breed USDA103 chromosome 13, Coco_2.0, whole genome shotgun sequence genomic DNA:
- the lrrc59 gene encoding leucine-rich repeat-containing protein 59: MNKAKVESLRDKVEGNELDLSLCNLTDVPVKELAAVPKATVLDLSCNNLTTLTPDFCTLTHLVKVDLSKNQLVSLPEEIGHLYSLQHLDLYNNKLTTLPLSFCQLRSLKWLDLKDNPLEPTLAKAAGDCLNEKQCRQCSGRVLQHMRFLQEEADKERERKLLKEKEQEKKREAKQREREAREREAQKRKKAEEKERKRREYEAQMAAQAVQEQQKKKKEDKKKRASQNQDKKKVSVSGGVPQTRRSWCSRLFSLLLRVLLLLIIGAAAVIGTCRVTELKKEAFCVPVNLYTDEVLSWARGLDVVQQVIQKISDLQQ, encoded by the exons ATGAATAAAGCCAAAGTTGAGAGTCTTCGAGACAAGGTGGAGGGAAATGAGCTGGATCTCAGTCTGTGTAACCTTACAGATGTCCCGGTGAAGGAGCTT GCCGCTGTTCCCAAAGCCACAGTCCTGGACCTTTCCTGTAACAATCTCACAACTCTAACT CCTGATTTTTGTACACTGACTCACCTGGTTAAAGTCGACCTGAGCAAGAATCAGCTGGTGAGCCTACCGGAGGAAATCGGGCATCTCTACAGCCTGCAACATCTGGATCTGTACAACAACAAGCTGACCACGCTGCCTCTCAGTTTCTGCCAGCTCAGG AGTCTGAAATGGCTGGATCTTAAAGATAACCCTCTGGAGCCGACACTGGCCAAAGCTGCAGGAGACTGTCTGAATGAGAAGCAGTGCAGGCAGTGCTCAGGAAGG GTTCTCCAACACATGAGGTTTCTCCAGGAAGAAGCAGATAAAGAGCGGGAACGCAAGCTGCTGAAGGAGAAAG AAcaggaaaagaagagagaagcgaaacagagggagagagaggccAGGGAAAGAGAAgcacaaaaaaggaaaaaggcagaggagaaggagaggaaaagGAGGGAATATGAAGCACAGATGGCAGCTCAGGCTGTGCAGgaacaacagaagaagaagaaagaggatAAGAAGAAGAGAGCCAGCCAAAATCAAG ATAAAAAGAAGGTCAGTGTCTCCGGTGGTGTGCCTCAGACCAGACGCTCTTGGTGCTCTCGGCTCTTCTCTCTGCTCCTCAGGGTCTTGCTCCTGCTCATCATCGGCGCTGCAGCAGTGATCGGCACTTGTCGGGTCACCGAGCTGAAGAAGGAGGCGTTCTGTGTTCCTGTAAATCTGTACACAGATGAGGTGCTGAGCTGGGCTCGAGGCCTGGACGTGGTGCAACAAGTCATTCAGAAAATCTCTGACCTTCAACAATGA